The Romeriopsis navalis LEGE 11480 sequence AATTTGTAACAAACCTTATTATGACATGGGTCTCCCGACTCCGAATTTGCCTTATCAAGTGCTTGCGCAAGCTAATTAAGCAGTGTTATGCTTATAAACTGTTTTGATTTTGATTCAAACCATGCCTAAGCTCAAGACTCGTAAAGCGGCGGCGAAGCGCTTCAAGTTCACTGGAACTGGCAAGATTAAGCGTCGCCAACAGAACCGTTCACACCTGCTGGAGCATAAGTCTCCGGCTCGCAAGCGCCGTTTATCCAACATGATGTTGGTCAATGAGCGTGACGCCGACAACGTACGGGCAATGGTCCCCTACGCATAACACGTCAAAAGCATCACGATTTGGGCTAGGGCTTTTCTACTGCCTGGATTCCCGATCGATTGCTCTGATAAGCCTGCTATTTGCTCATCCTTTTATTCACT is a genomic window containing:
- the rpmI gene encoding 50S ribosomal protein L35, with the translated sequence MPKLKTRKAAAKRFKFTGTGKIKRRQQNRSHLLEHKSPARKRRLSNMMLVNERDADNVRAMVPYA